Genomic DNA from Schistocerca serialis cubense isolate TAMUIC-IGC-003099 chromosome 5, iqSchSeri2.2, whole genome shotgun sequence:
TCTGGCTCCAGCAACAGATCTTCCCTAATGCCTTGGTTGCCTACGTACAAAACTAAGGGCCTTTCTAGTTGCAGACTAGAAGTGCTCGAACTGGTCTCTTCCAGTAAAATGTGGGCCTGGTTATCTCCCTCTTCGCGTGGCACGTTACGCCGTCGGTCTGGGCGTCTGATCACGACACTACAGTCCATCGGTGTGCTATTGGCGCGTTACTTCATTCCACATCCATCCTCGTTGTCGATTAAAGCCGTTGTGGGGTGCCCAATGATGCCCGTGTGTGCCGCGGTTCTGGCGCTGGACATTTGTACTTGGCGACAGTTGGGCTTGCAATCGGGATTCGTATTAAGGCCGATTCCCACTACAAGACGGCAGCGCGGTGAGCTGCAAGCGTTCTCCGCGTTGACGTGGCGGCTCGCGGAATTTAGGTTCCCATCTGGAAGTGGCTGACGCTAGTGGTAGCCAATGTCAGACTGCCACTGAGGTATagggcgggacccactgaaacaccaggtgcgtttgattaactacaCCATGAACCTAcgtaaaggaaagacgaagttcgGTGAAGACatgccaatttttattttatttacatgtacgctttcacatatttcattattcatgttttcttatttcaccataaacagatttcatgactactgtTCATGATTGCTGACTATCTCATTTAGAAAACCGATCGCCCCAGAACAGTAACTTATTGTTTCTTTCAAAACAGCTTTTAGTATTGCAAATTGCGGTAGCTACTATAATGATAGTACATTACCTGTTATCTGATAGCCATTTATttataactgaaaatgtctggcaGTTGATCATCATTATTTGCTATGTTAAGATCATGTATTTTAAACACTCTATGAGTGTTGCCTATTGAAAATACCAATGAAATAGTATCACAACGCACAGTTGCATCTCTAAAGtaccattaccattattattaCCAAGACGGACATAACGCTATCACTCACACACAGTGATACAAGTTTACATGCCTACCTACACCACAGGTGATGAACAGATTGAAACACTGTATGATAAAAGAGataattcagatagttaagcgagacaaaaatttaaaatgtgataagagactggaattcggtagcaggtataggtagagaaaatagtaagaaaaCATAGCTTTGATGGAAGGGATGAAAGGAGAAGCCTCCTGATAGAAtgctgcacagagcataatgtagtcATCAACAACACACTGCTTAAGAATCATGAGGGAATAATATaagaggcgttcaaaaagaaacgaaccagaggcataattacagaagccAGTACCTGTgtattagaagtattgaccctggctgttgagatacaaggtggtgaatggctgtttcATGAAATTCCCGAGGCTACGATATTTACCAGTTccacatgtacagctggacgtcatcgtccgaggtgaatcgtttgcccctcagagcctttttaaggtgaAGAAAAATGGGATAATCTCAGGGAGAGgggtccagactgtatggagggtggccgagaacttcccatttgaatttctgctggAGTGCCGTGGctatgttggccgtatgaggctttgcattgccgTGGAGTGGAATGAcccccacaggtgagattgccagGTCGTTTTTATTTGATCGTTTTGCAAAGGGTGGTCAAGAATTGTGAGTAAAGCTGGCATTCTCTGTTGACTCGtgttgcaggaagtgaatcagaaggagaCCATCTTGGTCAAAAAAGAACATCAGCATAACCATTCCTGCACTTGTGTGGATGTCCTTGGCTTTTTtgggtggtggtgaccctggatactttgtcgttttgattctggtttgaagtgatgacaccatgactcttcTCCAGCCACCACCcctgccaggaacgcattcccttcctgagcatagcactgcagatgagcaagactgtGGGCCATTCgccatgcttcctggtgtggttgaagactgtggggaaaccactgggcacacactttgcacatatgcagtcgttccttcatgatggtgtaaacacttCCGATGCTCAGTCCTACCACAGCAGCTATGGGTTTCCCTGTCACTCGATGGTCCTGGGTAATGTGTGCATCCACCAGCTCGACAATATCattggtaatgcagtgtggtgctccagaccgtgcatcatggGCTAAGGACACCcttccttccctgaagcgcttgtgccacgccttgaccctttcaagggacatgcagtgttcgccatACACTTGTGACATTCATCGATGAATGTCCATACCTCCTACTCCTTCAGTTGTCAGAAAACCTCTTTACTCTTCTGTTGACGCCTCCATGTCTCTGTTAGCAATGTGATTGGCAGCTTTGGacaattgatgcatgctgctgttaGCTCTATATAGTTACATGACGTGGACGCGTGCCCTCTGGccacgggctgtgaacttccacactCTGGTCGGAAACACActtcgttacacacgccacgatattaccctcctgtcaccggtttacGCATTCCAGACTCCAGCTCGATTCTTTTGGAACGCCCTTTatacatatttggaacagagttttcgaaacaagttttaaattggaagacaatTCATGGTTCAGACGCAGgccgacaataatttattggttacgaactctAGTGTACAACTAAAGGGACAGAAAAGGGTAGCAAATTGAGGAGATGGAATCTGAATAAGTTAGGACTCAGAGGatttcgataatcttaaaggtaCCATAAGGCAACTACTGACTGAAACGGAGGGTGGAATCCACTACAATACGAAAGGATATCTTTGATAGAAGAAGTGGCgaatatggaagaggatgtaaatgggaaaaaggtacagtagaaatACTTGTATAAAACGtgatacattgaatttaattgacaacagGGGAAAATATGGAAATGCAGTGAATATATATTGGGCCATGGGTAACAGAGGTGTCTAAAAATGACGTTGACAGAGAGTCTGAAATCGCAAGAGCGATTTTGATCTTGGGAAACATAAGTGCCgacattaaataagaaagaaaacttcgctcaaaggagaagcaactgtcaagaactcatttggaaagccagaactaagcaaataagagaaggctagaaagtggaaggaatatgtagagaggagagggggaggggctatACAAACTAACATGAGCAcaaatgttagattcctgtgaaatggcTGAACATGCAAGGTAGTATTCATCCTATCACATAGCTAAatagacagactgaagaaaggcaaacctgtgtttatagcatttgcatgtttagagaaaggttttgagaaTCTTGGCTGAGAGACATTCTTTGAGGCTCTGGAGATACCAGCGATAAAACGCAGGGAcaaaagattatctacaacttttacagaaaccaaagtACAATTCTAAGACTTCAGTGACTTGAAATGGAAGctgtaattgagaaggcagaagtagagacggtataaaatgcagcagtcaatagcaagaaaagcgtttctgaaaaagaaaatttgttcacatcgaacataaattttaatggttgggtactattttacaaaggtgtttgtgtggagtgtagccttttatgtaagtgaaacgtgaacgatgaaCAGTCCTGTCAAGAAGAtagtggacgctttcaaaacgtgatgataaagaaaaatgctgaagattagatacaaaGGTTGtttaactaaagaagaggtactgaattacacagaggaagaagaggaaactatggcacaacttgtctaaaagaggggttgttgacaggacatattatgaggtatcaaggaatcgtcAGCTTAGTAATGGAGGCTAAATTATAGAGAGAAACTAAGGCTTGCCAACGGTAAGCAGATTAgaatggatgtaggatgcagtagttacatAGAGAAGAAGAGGCCACAAAGGATAGACTACTGTGGAGCACTGCATCAACACAGAGACtaaatgtatttcttgttaatGCAGCCCAACAACAAAAAACATCACCTTTCATTACATAGGCCAGTTGCGTATTTATTGCCAGAATATTTGTTTAACATATCCCCTAGAACATATAGTTGTGATGTATTTGTGTATGCATCTTATTACTCTCTGCAAACTGGGAAAAGTTAAAACTTGAATGCCATTTTCTTATGGCGACTGTCAGCAAATGATAAAGTTGTATTACTGTTTTGGCCACTCTTCTATTTGTAGCATTTTCCACAAGATTTGTATTCCTTCATGAAACAATAATGGTTATGTATTATCCATGACTTCGAATGCACTGGCAGTTCTCAAACTATGTAGAAGTCATCGGTCATAATGTAGTTCTACAGATGCTGGATAAAATATcaatttggcacagaaagggatgaattatgctgctacaaaaatttttggtcatttgccaaatagtattaatagtctgacagatagccaaccaacatttaaaagcaaattaaaagaatttctgaatgacaactccttctactcggtagatgaattcttaaatatgaggtagtaacagtaaaaaaaaaaaaattgtgtaaagaaaatttatgttaaagtgacacgttccacatcattacaagatGTCATATTCATATctgtggaacaaggattaatgtatgtatgtatacatgtATGCTGTTTTTTGTGTTGTGGAAGCATTTCCGCTGGCTTCAAATACCATTCTTGGGAACATTCTAGGATACACCAACGTCatatgaaactatttttaattattgtttgtgtCGAGGAAAGCAGGTTAACCAAAAAATAATACACCATTTTTACAACAAAATATGGAATCGGCAAATGGATTATAACGCCTAAAGTGGTAGCTGTGAAACCAATTATTATGACTGGTCCTTCATAACTATTTGCAAGACTGGGATTAGTGAGATTGTGGACACTGAAGACGATTCACATAAAGTTATATTTGGTACTTTATGCCAAGATGTTTGACACAATGATTCGATCAGGGATGCAAAATCTTACAGTAAAAGGAATCGACTTATCAAAGGCTATAAATCCTGCCCATAAAGACTGTTTTAGCGATGCTGGAAAGACTAACTGCAAACGGGTATTGTTACATGTAATTATAAAGTATTCTAAACgttgcaaataaacaaaatgtcTTGGCATCAGAAAAGTACAGTGGGTAGAATGTGACTGATTAAtaggtggaatttatttgtatgttgctAGGCATGTGTACTGTTTTGTAAAGAAATGGACTGAAAGATTTAGATACTGCAAGTTGTTTCTTTAAATATATGTTTGTGCCAGGCTTATTTATTGTTAACTAGGTCTCTGGATTGTGTGTGAAACAGCTTAGCAAGCGTAGAAGATCAATATTTACTTGGTTTCACTAGCTACCCCTTGTATAAATAAGGTACTTGgactattaaaagccaaatacaggACGGAAAGGTAACCTATGAATCTTGAAGATTCGAAAGGGAAAGGTAAACTTCGGAGCTGGTCAAACTAGAAAACAACGGTTCTCGTGCTGTAAGCAGCTGAGCACAGTAACTGAACATTTATTGCTTTACTTAGTTACGTAGGCATACAGAAAATTCATACTTCCTTTTtcttaaaacattaaaaccactaATTCTTAAAACATTAAAATCAAGTAAATTTTTTTGGAATATAAGATCATTCGAAATATTTAATGGTGACCCCTTTCTTTAAACATTGAAACCAAtaacatcaaaaaattaaaatcatccaGGGTATTCTTTCTAAGTCACATTAGTGCACATAACTGGTCATAGGGATACTGACATTTGAATGACTTAATGCCAGTTCAACCAGTCCAGTTGTCAGGAAACTGATGTTACAGTAGTCACAGAAGAACCAATAACAAATTTATCTGAATTCACTGATGCATAATATGCACTTATGCAGCTTCACATAAATCATCCTTTCATCGGTATCAGACACACCAGTACATGGCTCACTTTACTACAATCCCAAGCTAAGGACAACTCTGTAAATGACATATTATCATTAACAGTCTTATTCAACTTTACATTCATCCTGCCCCTTGAGCATAGAGTAATTTGGAACAATAGAGTTAAACTTTGATGGGACTGGCTGACAGTTTCGTAATCACAGAAATTAATTAACTCCCTTACATGCAAATTTCGGCCAATGGCCCCTGAAAATATGTATCCACAATCACAAAATACCCTGAAGCTCTAGAAAATCATGCACGTAATTCAACATATTTTTCACGCACTAGAAAGTCTACAACAAAAAGACATCCCATTAGACACACATACATGGAAATATGCAGAACACTGCCAGAGTAAAATTTCGTGACACTACAGTCAATAATAAAGCCAACTCGCTCTCTGGTGCAACATCCAATGTCATGTGTcctagaagaaataggaaaaattATCCAAAGACTTGCTAACCAAAAACAGTTTAATTTACACGATGAACCTACACACGACTAATGACCCAGTTGAAATTCCAAGCTGAATGCCGATACTCACCAAAATCAGTAGGAGTGCGAGGCACGAAGTCCAATGTGACGCGTTCCCCGCCATCCGCCGACTAAATAGCAATCTCCAGGCCACTGACCCTTCACTTGGACGGCGCTTTAGCACTTCCTGCGCTTGCAGTGCACAACTAGCTTGCGCCCATCTCTCGCTACACGGCTTACTCTGCCCTCTGTCGTCCAGTCCATCATTCACGACGGGCTCACATGATGTGTGCTTAAAACTGCTACCCACGCCTGACATTTCCGATCGGAGAACAGTTTTCTTTTCGTAACGGCGCCCTGACGCCAGGAATCGATATGGTCGCATGTATGTATCGCAGAAGTACGAACCGAAAATCATTCGACCGTATCAGTATTGAGGAAGAGATGACTATTGCATACAAATTTGCACTAGACTAAATCTAacctagggtgtccattcgtcccgtttttcccgtgacagtcccgttttttaccaaaatgtcccgctgtcccgaaagtctttttggggacgctcaaatgtcccgtttttttatgattctgcctggctagagtattttacgctactggttgtttcacttgctattaactgcgcaattatttacgctaggaagggtgtgatgtctttcagcataccccaaacatgtaccgaactgtcaaaaatcgcaggtaattttaaacacactatagGTTACGAATATCAACGAAGatccttctcttctaaatcgatccactgaatccgtcctttcggtccagagatactctacaccactgatacttgctctctggtTTTCGgcaccacactgttaatgttttgcacagtGCAATCACtatttcattatgccaaaacgaaagtgtaattttaacaccaatataaaaagcgagtttccttttatcactggtagtggagaaactgtagaatgtacgttgtgcagatcaaaatttccTATTGGTCATGGTGGAATGCCTGACATTGTGAATtacattaagacgaagaaacatcacATGAGTggtcaaacgaaaagagcaaataaatgcgtgagtgactactatgtaaatttaaaatcagtaacagaaagggataggcagttggcagcacaagaagctacgtttctataccacagtgcaatgcataacgatagctttaagtcaatggactatactacagcagttgttaaaaaactgttcaatcctaaattcacatgtggacacacaaaatgtaatgcaatcatttcaaatgttattgcactgtATGCAGCtgagcaggttttaaatgaactgaaaagtgctcgattcatttctgtaatgattgatacatcgaatcatctggatttgaagttggttcctctccttatcaggtattttcaccctgaaaattgcatcacaatgaaagtgctcgaattggtcaatttagctggagaaacttcagaattgtgcgctggaggttttaaagaaatatgatcttcagggaaaggtgattgcagtttctgcagacaacactaacaccaattttggtggtaagcagaggaaagaaaaaaaaaacatttcttctataaactgcaacagaacacagtgaataatagagtaggtgttggctgtccagcacatgtggagcacaattccttacaaaccggctcagattgcctacccatcgactgccaattaattgtaaacaaaatctaccagcatttccacacatatacagtaagggttgaatctctgaagtcaatcggtaagtttactgaaactgaatacagaactgtacttgggcacagcaagacaaggtggctatctctgctatcagcattggaaagaattgtagagatatttcctgctttgaaatcatatttcatttcccttgataagtgtcctgttatccttaaatAATTCTGTGATAACCCTGcgtctattgttcttctacattttcttgttagctaGCTAAAATCTTTCTCCACAACagttaaatgtattgagaaacaagaaatcacaatagtggaagtttatcaagaaataaacaaattattgggcaaattacaacGAAGAAAATCTGAAAggtttctcacatcctttgtacatgacacactaagaaagctggaagaagagggtaaattactgtagaacaatttcatattcatgctgacttcttcgatgactcttgcattgagtatattaaagaatggtgtgtaccatttctcacaccttttaaagcattcgacggggttaatactgaaaaggagcagctacagtgtaaggatattcaggactgttgtgtttttgttaaaagtattgtactaaatt
This window encodes:
- the LOC126481600 gene encoding uncharacterized protein LOC126481600, whose product is MIFGSYFCDTYMRPYRFLASGRRYEKKTVLRSEMSGVGSSFKHTSCEPVVNDGLDDRGQSKPCSERWAQASCALQAQEVLKRRPSEGSVAWRLLFSRRMAGNASHWTSCLALLLILSECISIHVGQAGVQIGNTCWELYCLEHGIQPDGQMPSDKTIGGGDDSFNTFFSETGAGKHVPRAVFVDLEPTIVELLKLMVQIIQHMENTIKN